The following proteins come from a genomic window of Salvia hispanica cultivar TCC Black 2014 chromosome 4, UniMelb_Shisp_WGS_1.0, whole genome shotgun sequence:
- the LOC125185140 gene encoding rop guanine nucleotide exchange factor 5-like produces the protein MASATGKQKEPSELASDDSVSGPTGSSSSESRSSSDNSCSAQLGWPIKKAPNQSIKNPQLNAECCDSENVLTKETSSLSEMEMMKERFGKLLLGEDMSGGGKGVCPALAISNAITNLCATVFGQLWRLEPLQLEKKTMWRREMEWLLCVSDYIVELKPSWQTFPDGTRLEVMSSRPRLDLVINLPALQKLDNMLLEILEGFTETEFWYVDQGVVAPESDDGSASFREATQRQEGKWWLPVPRVPPGGLPEASKKQLINKRDFASQILKAAMAINSIALAEMDVPESYLETLPKNGRACLGDVIYRYITSCHFSSECLLDCLDLSTELVALEIANRVEAAIYVWRRRQHPRPQTHPNRSTNKSSWEIVKDLMMDGDKREQLLAERAETLLQCLKQRFPGLTQTTLDSTKIQCNKDVGKAILESYSRVLESLAFNIVARIEDLLYVDNINKQSEKLSTMSVVSQKKLSMPFSVPVSGTPYRSAYSTPSFSPAPLISPARGERTPFIGVNCNKPPRRGLGVRRVLTNYLGGESKVKNCSNVRQGLGSVSNRIAEGTTSSVSRLSIEGKETESSMDR, from the exons ATGGCTAGCGCAACTGGGAAGCAGAAAGAGCCGTCCGAGTTGGCGAGTGATGACTCAGTGAGTGGCCCGACTGGGAGCAGCAGCTCTGAGAGTAGATCGAGTTCTGACAATTCTTGCTCAGCTCAATTGGGTTGGCCGATCAAGAAAGCCCCTAATCAGTCAATCAAAAACCCCCAATTGAATGCTGAGTGTTGTGACAGTGAGAATGTGCTGACGAAGGAGACCTCAAGTCTTTCAG aaatggAGATGATGAAAGAGCGGTTTGGGAAGTTATTGCTGGGTGAGGACATGTCAGGAGGTGGAAAGGGAGTGTGCCCAGCGTTGGCGATTTCGAATGCAATTACAAATTTGTGTG CTACTGTGTTTGGGCAGCTGTGGAGATTGGAGCCATTGCAGTTGGAGAAGAAAACAATGTGGAGGAGAGAAATGGAATGGCTTCTCTGTGTTAGTGATTACATTGTGGAGTTGAAACCTTCTTGGCAAACTTTTCCTGATGGAACCAGGCTTGAG GTTATGTCGTCTCGGCCAAGATTGGATCTTGTTATCAATCTCCCGGCTCTTCAGAAACTCGACAACATGTTGCTG GAGATACTAGAAGGGTTCACGGAGACTGAGTTCTGGTACGTTGATCAAGGCGTGGTAGCTCCGGAGAGTGATGATGGATCAGCCTCCTTCCGGGAAGCTACTCAACGACAAGAGGGCAAATGGTGGCTGCCTGTGCCCCGTGTCCCTCCTGGCGGTCTACCTGAGGCCTCGAAGAAGCAGCTGATCAATAAACGCGATTTTGCAAGCCAGATACTCAAGGCTGCTATGGCAATCAACAGCATTGCTTTGGCTGAGATGGATGTTCCTGAGTCATACTTGGAAACACTCCCAAAG AACGGGAGAGCATGCCTTGGGGATGTCATCTACCGCTACATAACATCATGTCACTTCTCCTCCGAGTGCTTGCTTGATTGCCTTGACTTGTCAACGGAGCTTGTTGCTCTGGAGATAGCAAACCGGGTGGAGGCAGCAATCTACGTGTGGCGGAGAAGGCAGCATCCAAGGCCACAAACTCATCCAAACCGTTCGACCAACAAGTCATCTTGGGAGATCGTTAAGGATCTCATGATGGATGGGGACAAGAGGGAGCAGCTCCTCGCTGAACGAGCTGAAACCCTCTTGCAATGCTTGAAGCAGCGATTCCCGGGTTTAACACAAACCACACTGGATAGCACCAAGATACAATGCAACAAG GATGTCGGGAAGGCCATCTTGGAGAGCTACTCGCGCGTGTTGGAGAGCCTCGCATTCAACATTGTAGCGCGGATAGAGGATCTACTCTACGTTGACAACATAAACAAGCAGTCTGAGAAACTTTCAACAATGAGTGTGGTTTCTCAGAAGAAGCTGTCGATGCCATTCAGTGTGCCCGTCTCAGGCACTCCCTACCGGTCAGCATATAGCACGCCTAGCTTCTCCCCAGCTCCGCTGATCAGCCCTGCAAGAGGGGAGAGGACACCGTTCATCGGGGTCAACTGCAACAAGCCTCCACGACGTGGCTTAGGTGTTAGACGAGTCCTAACAAACTATCTTGGGGGAGAGTCTAAAGTGAAGAACTGCAGCAATGTACGACAAGGCCTTGGTTCTGTATCCAACAGAATCGCTGAAGGCACAACTTCATCGGTGTCCCGTCTGAGCATTGAAGGGAAGGAAACCGAGTCTTCGATGGATCGGTGA
- the LOC125224436 gene encoding non-specific lipid-transfer protein 3-like, producing MEASTKALCFLALFLSVAISTNGAGECPKSTPDNEAMKLAPCASAAQDANAAVPSSCCAQVKKLGRNPKCLCAVMLSNMAKMAGINPQIAIGIPKRCNLADRPVGYKCGAYTLP from the exons ATGGAAGCATCAACCAAGGCGCTGTGCTTTCTAGCCCTCTTCCTTTCCGTTGCCATCTCCACAAACGGCGCTGGCGAGTGCCCGAAATCGACCCCGGACAACGAAGCCATGAAGCTGGCCCCGTGCGCGTCAGCAGCGCAGGACGCCAACGCGGCCGTCCCGAGCAGCTGCTGCGCTCAAGTGAAGAAGCTGGGAAGGAACCCCAAGTGCCTCTGCGCTGTGATGCTCTCGAATATGGCCAAAATGGCCGGGATTAATCCTCAAATCGCCATCGGCATTCCCAAACGTTGTAACCTTGCCGATAGGCCAGTTGGTTACAAGTGTGGAG CTTATACGTTGCCGTGA
- the LOC125221195 gene encoding cucumisin-like: MAVVTVALFSLVYIVYMGDRPKEGEFSASTQHKNLLHATLGSAEPWLYSYKRSFNGFVAKLTEDDKNKIANLEGVVSVFPNTKKQLHTTRSWDFMGFPINAQRAQYESDIIIGMLDSGIWPESHSFDDQGFGPPPTKWKGSCQSSSNFTCNNKVIGAKYYHSEGPMAPPNTPSPRDYGGHGTHTASIAAGCSVPGANLYGLAAGTARGGVPSARIAVYKICWHGGCSDADILAAFDDAIADGVDIISLSVGGLTPLDYFNDSIAIGAFHAMRNGILTSNAVGNSGPNPKSIVNFSPWSLSVAASTIDRKFLSRVKLGNNKTYEGVSVNTFTLEKDNYPLVYGGNVANTSGGYNRSESRYCLPDSLDPELANGTIVLCDGLSDGEPVVAVGAAGAIMHADQLRDVALSYPLPASYLGSVDGAEVYAYINTTRSPTATIFRSDQVTDTFAPYVVSFSSRGPNPITKDIIKPDLTAPGVDILAAWSEANTASGYPEDTRVVAYNIVSGTSMSCPHASGAAAYVKSFNPTWSPAAIKSALMTTAFTMSVERNGEAEFAYGSGHINPLKAISPGLVYDMGEADYVRFLCGQGYSNKNLQLVTGDNSTCTAASNGTVYDLNYPSLSVSSVLGSSISAVFHRSVTNVGSPLSTYKAVVEAPPGLSVRVEPSEISFTYVDQTQEFVVTVNVTIGSGVVSGCLVWDDGTYQVRSPIVAHAI, from the exons ATGGCCGTTGTAACGGTCGCTCTGTTCTCGCTA GTGTACATAGTCTATATGGGCGATCGACCAAAAGAAGGCGAGTTCTCTGCTTCAACACAGCACAAGAACTTGCTACATGCCACTTTGGGCAG TGCCGAGCCGTGGCTCTATAGTTACAAGAGAAGCTTCAATGGGTTCGTCGCCAAGCTCACCGAGGATGACAAAAACAAGATTGCTA ACTTGGAAGGTGTGGTCTCTGTGTTTCCCAACACGAAAAAGCAACTGCACACGACGCGGTCGTGGGACTTCATGGGATTTCCTATAAATGCACAAAGAGCACAGTATGAGAGTGACATCATTATTGGAATGCTGGACTCCGGCATATGGCCGGAGTCCCACAGTTTTGACGACCAAGGCTTCGGCCCGCCACCCACCAAATGGAAGGGTAGCTGCCAATCCTCATCCAACTTCACTTGCAACAA CAAAGTTATAGGAGCAAAGTATTACCACAGTGAAGGGCCTATGGCTCCACCAAATACTCCATCTCCAAGAGATTATGGAGGGCATGGAACACACACAGCATCTATAGCAGCCGGCTGCTCAGTTCCCGGGGCGAATCTGTATGGCTTAGCAGCTGGAACAGCTCGGGGAGGAGTGCCCTCTGCGCGCATTGCTGTGTACAAGATCTGCTGGCACGGTGGCTGTTCGGATGCAGACATTCTTGCTGCATTTGATGACGCGATTGCTGATGGAGTTGACATTATCTCCTTATCAGTAGGGGGATTAACCCCTCTTGATTACTTTAATGATTCCATAGCAATTGGTGCATTCCACGCCATGAGAAACGGGATACTTACATCGAATGCAGTTGGTAATTCAGGTCCCAACCCCAAATCCATTGTCAATTTCTCGCCCTGGTCCCTTTCCGTTGCTGCCAGCACCATTGACCGGAAGTTCCTAAGTAGAGTCAAGTTGGGTAACAACAAGACTTATGAG GGAGTATCGGTGAACACGTTCACCTTAGAGAAGGACAACTACCCGTTAGTCTACGGAGGAAATGTGGCTAACACAAGTGGAGGATATAACAGATCTGAATCAAG GTACTGCCTACCAGATTCTTTGGACCCTGAATTAGCTAACGGTACGATTGTCCTCTGCGATGGACTGAGTGATGGCGAGCCTGTGGTGGCGGTTGGTGCAGCCGGAGCTATAATGCACGCCGATCAGTTAAGAGATGTGGCCCTCTCTTATCCTCTGCCTGCCTCTTACTTGGGATCAGTTGACGGTGCTGAAGTATATGCTTATATCAACACAACTAGGAGTCCGACAGCAACCATTTTTAGGAGTGATCAAGTTACTGATACATTCGCTCCATATGTTGTCTCATTTTCCTCAAGGGGTCCCAATCCCATCACCAAGGACATCATCAAG CCTGATCTTACTGCACCTGGAGTCGACATTCTTGCAGCATGGTCCGAAGCTAATACCGCCTCGGGATACCCTGAAGATACGAGGGTAGTAGCATACAACATCGTGTCTGGAACATCCATGTCTTGCCCCCATGCTTCTGGTGCGGCAGCTTACGTCAAATCATTCAATCCCACATGGTCCCCTGCCGCCATCAAATCCGCTCTAATGACCACAG CTTTTACGATGAGTGTGGAGAGAAACGGGGAAGCAGAGTTCGCGTATGGCTCCGGCCACATCAACCCACTCAAGGCTATTTCCCCCGGTCTGGTTTACGACATGGGGGAGGCCGACTACGTCAGGTTCCTATGCGGCCAAGGTTATAGCAACAAAAACCTGCAGCTTGTTACCGGCGACAACTCGACCTGTACTGCAGCTAGCAATGGCACAGTCTACGACCTCAACTATCCGTCTCTCTCGGTGTCTAGTGTCTTGGGGAGTTCAATCAGCGCTGTGTTCCACCGGAGTGTAACGAATGTGGGGTCTCCGTTGTCTACTTACAAGGCAGTTGTGGAAGCGCCACCGGGGCTGAGCGTCCGTGTCGAACCTAGTGAGATCTCCTTCACATATGTGGATCAGACGCAAGAATTTGTTGTGACAGTTAATGTAACAATTGGGAGTGGAGTGGTGTCGGGGTGTTTGGTGTGGGATGATGGTACATATCAAGTTAGGAGCCCCATTGTAGCTCATGCTATTTAG
- the LOC125221196 gene encoding cucumisin-like: MGDLPKGGISASAHHVSLLQATLGSKRASESLLHSYKRSFSGFVAKLSEDEKNKIASLEEVVSVFPSTKKQLLTTRSWDFMGFPVNSERSQTESDVIVGMLDTGIWPESQSFNDTGFGPAPAKWKGTCQSSSNFTCNNKIIGAKYYHSDGSISPPDFPSPRDSEGHGTHTSSTAAGGLVAGANMYGLAAGTARGGVPSARIAVYKICWFDGCSDADILAAFDDAIADGVDIISISVGGFFASDYFEDPIAIGAFHAMKQGVLTSNSAGNSGPDPESIVNFSPWSLSVAASTIDRKFLTKVLLGNNATYEGVTVNTFTLPEESYNLVYGGNVPNTSAGVDGSISRYCEAGTLDQTQVKGAIVLCDELNDADGPAAAGATGAIMNGDIFNDTAFSFPLPASYLSLLDGARVYDYINKTSNPTATIFKSTEFNQTAPFVVSFSSRGPNPITRDILKPDLTAPGVDILAAWSEATTVTGIPGDDRVVAYNIISGTSMSCPHASAAAAYVKSFNPTWSPAAIKSALMTTAAVMTVNENSDGEFAYGSGHIDPLKAKTPGLVYDIGVADYVKLLCGQGYSNKNLQLVTGDNSTCTAANNGTAYDLNYPSFTLSGPVTAVFHRTVTNVGSATSTYKAVVAVPSELTVSVQPSTLTFTSVGEKQSFVVTVSAAIASEMVSGSLVWDDGTYQVRSPIVAYTTDAF, from the exons ATGGGAGATCTCCCTAAAGGTGGCATCTCTGCGTCGGCACATCACGTGAGCCTTCTACAGGCTACTCTGGGAAG CAAAAGGGCGTCGGAGTCTCTGCTCCACAGCTACAAGAGAAGCTTCAGTGGCTTTGTGGCGAAGCTAAGTGAGGATGAGAAGAACAAAATTGCTA GCTTGGAGGAGGTGGTTTCTGTGTTTCCTAGCACCAAAAAGCAGCTGCTCACGACGCGATCATGGGATTTCATGGGCTTTCCTGTGAACTCGGAAAGATCTCAGACAGAGAGTGATGTCATTGTCGGAATGCTAGACACCGGAATCTGGCCTGAGTCCCAGAGTTTCAACGACACCGGCTTTGGTCCCGCGCCTGCCAAGTGGAAGGGCACTTGCCAATCCTCATCTAACTTCACTTGCAACAA TAAAATCATAGGAGCAAAGTACTACCACAGCGATGGGAGCATCAGCCCACCGGATTTCCCATCGCCGAGGGATTCAGAAGGCCACGGAACGCACACATCGTCCACGGCAGCCGGCGGGCTGGTCGCCGGGGCCAACATGTACGGCTTGGCAGCCGGAACAGCGCGCGGAGGAGTTCCATCCGCGCGCATCGCAGTCTACAAGATCTGCTGGTTCGACGGCTGCTCCGATGCAGACATTCTCGCCGCATTCGACGACGCCATTGCCGACGGAGTTGACATTATATCCATCTCCGTCGGTGGCTTCTTCGCCTCCGACTACTTCGAAGATCCCATTGCCATTGGCGCTTTCCATGCCATGAAACAAGGTGTTCTGACCTCGAACTCCGCGGGGAACTCGGGGCCGGATCCTGAGAGCATCGTCAATTTCTCGCCGTGGTCGCTTTCGGTTGCAGCCAGCACCATTGATAGGAAGTTCCTCACCAAGGTCTTGTTGGGAAACAACGCTACTTATGAG GGAGTCACGGTAAACACATTCACCCTACCAGAGGAGAGTTACAATTTAGTCTATGGAGGAAATGTGCCCAATACTAGTGCAGGTGTTGATGGATCCATATCAAG ATATTGCGAAGCAGGGACGTTGGACCAAACACAAGTAAAAGGCGCCATTGTTCTTTGCGATGAGCTTAATGATGCAGATGGACCGGCAGCTGCAGGTGCGACCGGAGCTATAATGAACGGAGATATCTTCAACGACACCGCCTTTTCATTCCCTCTGCCGGCATCATACTTGTCATTACTAGATGGCGCTCGTGTTTACGATTACATCAACAAAACTAG TAATCCCACAGCAACCATCTTCAAGAGCACTGAATTCAATCAAACAGCTCCATTTGTTGTTTCCTTTTCTTCAAGAGGCCCAAATCCCATCACAAGGGACATTCTTAAG CCTGATCTTACCGCACCAGGAGTCGATATTCTAGCCGCGTGGTCGGAGGCTACAACGGTCACTGGCATCCCCGGAGATGATAGAGTTGTAGCGTACAACATCATCTCTGGAACATCCATGTCTTGCCCTCACGCCTCCGCTGCAGCTGCCTACGTCAAATCCTTCAACCCTACATGGTCCCCCGCCGCCATCAAGTCCGCCCTAATGACCACCG CCGCTGTGATGACCGTGAACGAAAATTCGGATGGGGAGTTCGCGTACGGCTCGGGCCACATCGACCCCCTGAAGGCGAAAACCCCGGGTCTAGTGTACGACATCGGAGTGGCCGACTATGTGAAGCTGCTCTGCGGGCAAGGCTACAGCAACAAAAACCTACAGCTCGTAACCGGTGACAACTCAACCTGCACGGCAGCCAACAACGGCACGGCCTACGACCTCAACTACCCGTCCTTCACACTGAGCGGCCCCGTCACAGCCGTCTTCCACAGGACTGTCACGAATGTGGGGTCCGCGACGTCCACGTACAAGGCGGTGGTGGCTGTGCCGTCGGAGCTGACCGTGAGTGTGCAGCCGAGCACTCTGACGTTCACGTCGGTGGGGGAGAAGCAGAGCTTTGTTGTGACTGTGAGCGCCGCCATTGCGAGTGAAATGGTGTCAGGGTCGTTGGTGTGGGATGATGGAACCTACCAAGTCAGGAGCCCTATTGTTGCTTACACTACTGATGCTTTctga
- the LOC125223349 gene encoding ras-related protein Rab2BV-like: protein MAYKVDHEYDYLFKIVLIGDSGVGKSNILSRFTRNEFCLESKSTIGVEFATRTLQVEGKTVKAQIWDTAGQERYRAITSAYYRGAVGALVVYDLTKRQTFENVQRWLRELRDHADSNIVIMLAGNKSDLNHLRVVAENDAQVFAEKEGLSFLETSALEAHNVEKAFQTILLDIYQIISRKALAAQDGAASLPGQGTTIKVGEPNNSQQQQKASCCSS from the exons aTGGCGTATAAAGTAGATCACGAGTATGATTATTTGTTCAAGATCGTTTTAATTGGAGATTCAGGCGTTGGGAAATCCAATATTTTGTCAAGATTTACAAGGAATGAGTTTTGTTTAGAGTCCAAATCCACAATAGGCGTTGAATTTGCAACGAGGACTCTCCAG GTGGAAGGGAAGACGGTGAAGGCGCAGATATGGGATACGGCGGGGCAGGAGCGATATCGCGCGATCACGAGCGCCTACTACCGCGGGGCAGTGGGGGCGCTCGTGGTCTATGACCTGACAAAGCGTCAGACCTTTGAGAACGTGCAGAGGTGGCTGCGGGAGCTCAGGGACCACGCGGACTCCAACATTGTGATCATGCTTGCTGGCAATAAGTCTGATCTAAACCACCTCCGCGTTGTAGCCGAGAACGATGCCCAGGTCTTCGCTGAGAAGGAAGGCCTTTCCTTCCTTGAGACATCTGCATTGGAAGCCCACAACGTTGAAAAGGCCTTCCAAACTATATTGTTGGATATTTATCAGATTATTAGCCGTAAGGCACTGGCGGCCCAAGATGGGGCCGCCTCGCTCCCCGGCCAGGGCACCACAATCAAAGTCGGGGAGCCTAACAACTCTCAGCAGCAGCAGAAAGCCTCATGTTGTTCTAgttga